The following coding sequences lie in one Pseudomonas syringae CC1557 genomic window:
- a CDS encoding DsbA family oxidoreductase: protein MTTALKIDFISDVSCPWCVIGLRALDQALEALGDEVQAQIHFQPFELNPNMPGEGQDIKEHIAEKYGSTPEQIEAIHETIRERGAELGFAFASGGRRIYNTFDAHRLLHWAEQEGKQHALKEALFVAYFSELKDPSNHQALADVAQKVGLDRLRAQAILDSDEYTTEVREAEQLWTSRGITSVPTMVFNDQYAVSGGQPVDVFVSAIRQIVSESK from the coding sequence ATGACAACTGCACTGAAGATCGATTTCATCTCCGATGTTTCCTGCCCCTGGTGCGTCATCGGCCTGCGCGCACTGGATCAGGCGCTGGAAGCGCTTGGCGACGAGGTGCAGGCGCAGATTCACTTTCAGCCTTTCGAGCTGAACCCGAACATGCCTGGCGAAGGCCAGGACATCAAAGAGCACATCGCCGAGAAATACGGCTCCACTCCCGAGCAGATCGAAGCCATTCACGAGACCATCCGTGAACGCGGTGCCGAGCTGGGTTTTGCGTTTGCCAGCGGCGGGCGACGTATCTACAACACATTCGATGCGCATCGTCTGCTGCACTGGGCCGAGCAGGAAGGCAAGCAGCACGCGTTGAAGGAGGCGCTGTTCGTGGCTTATTTCAGTGAGCTGAAAGACCCTTCGAATCACCAGGCCCTCGCGGACGTGGCACAGAAGGTGGGTCTGGATCGACTGCGTGCCCAGGCTATTCTGGACAGCGATGAGTACACCACTGAAGTTCGCGAAGCCGAACAACTCTGGACCTCGCGTGGCATCACTTCTGTCCCGACCATGGTCTTCAATGATCAGTACGCGGTATCGGGCGGGCAGCCGGTTGACGTGTTCGTTAGTGCTATCCGGCAGATTGTCAGCGAATCGAAGTAA
- a CDS encoding 5-methyltetrahydropteroyltriglutamate--homocysteine methyltransferase, producing MALAQHSECLLIGADRELQQALQAFWKEGQGVSAGSDVSGVALRTWLRAQYPQLVPQLDGKQCFQPDWQPLLASAKESCEQGRKPALIGPLTLLWLSEVQGAEVDRLEWLEQLLPVYGEIFGRLAARGVEWVQVDEPILTLDLPLAWTNAFERAYHILQYSPLKKLVATYHGDLRCNLGVATLLPVAGLHLDSVSVPEQLASVFDRLPTYKVLSLGECAQPEEWRHESLLEARARFGENLIVADQVAA from the coding sequence ATGGCCTTGGCCCAACATTCTGAATGTCTGCTTATCGGCGCAGATCGTGAATTGCAGCAAGCGCTGCAGGCTTTCTGGAAAGAGGGTCAGGGTGTGTCGGCGGGGTCTGATGTGTCTGGCGTGGCATTGCGCACCTGGCTGCGTGCGCAGTATCCGCAGTTGGTGCCGCAGCTAGATGGCAAGCAATGCTTTCAGCCGGACTGGCAGCCCTTGCTGGCCAGTGCCAAGGAGTCCTGTGAGCAGGGCCGCAAGCCCGCTTTGATCGGCCCGTTGACCCTTCTTTGGCTGAGCGAGGTTCAGGGCGCTGAGGTTGATCGACTCGAATGGCTGGAGCAGTTGTTGCCCGTGTATGGCGAAATCTTCGGGCGTCTGGCCGCGCGAGGCGTCGAGTGGGTGCAGGTTGACGAACCCATCCTGACGCTGGACTTGCCGCTGGCATGGACAAACGCTTTCGAGCGCGCTTATCACATTCTTCAGTATTCGCCGTTGAAGAAGCTGGTGGCCACTTATCACGGCGACCTGCGCTGCAATCTCGGCGTTGCAACGTTGTTGCCGGTCGCAGGCCTGCATCTGGACAGCGTCAGTGTGCCGGAGCAGCTGGCCTCGGTGTTTGATCGCCTGCCTACCTACAAGGTGCTGTCGTTGGGCGAGTGTGCTCAGCCTGAGGAGTGGCGTCATGAATCACTGCTTGAAGCGCGTGCCCGCTTCGGTGAAAACCTGATTGTTGCCGATCAGGTTGCCGCCTAG
- a CDS encoding alpha/beta fold hydrolase encodes MRVLIFLAALLCGLPSFAADRCDVNAPVQFADLKEVRIAYQSIGSESDPALLLVMGLGGQLIHWPDEVVVALCQQGYRVIRYDNRDVGLSTWVQQPADANLTFEVLRYKLGLPVSAPYSLTDMADDALGLMDALQVREFHVLGASMGGMIAQHLADLAPSRVESMTLIMTSSGAQGLPMPSAALMQLLARRGAPNREVAIEQQADLLAALGSPQVKDDREQLLHQAAISYDRAFNPEGVKRQIMAILAEPSRVELLNRLRLPVLVVHGTADPLLPVMHGVHVAAHIQGSQLRLIPGLAHRFQEAFKAPLLGAVLPYLKAQHEDGRSLAQL; translated from the coding sequence ATGCGGGTTTTAATTTTTCTGGCCGCGCTTCTGTGCGGCTTGCCGTCTTTTGCGGCCGATCGTTGTGATGTCAATGCTCCTGTACAGTTTGCTGACCTCAAGGAAGTGCGGATTGCCTACCAGAGTATTGGCAGTGAATCCGACCCTGCCTTGCTGCTGGTCATGGGTCTGGGTGGGCAACTGATCCATTGGCCGGACGAAGTGGTGGTAGCGCTCTGTCAGCAGGGCTATCGAGTGATTCGCTACGACAACCGCGATGTCGGTCTGTCGACGTGGGTGCAGCAGCCTGCCGACGCCAATCTGACCTTCGAAGTACTGCGCTACAAGCTCGGCCTGCCGGTGTCGGCGCCTTATTCGCTGACTGACATGGCCGACGATGCACTGGGCCTGATGGATGCGTTACAGGTCCGTGAGTTTCATGTGCTGGGCGCAAGCATGGGCGGCATGATCGCTCAGCATCTGGCCGACCTGGCCCCCTCGCGGGTCGAGAGCATGACATTGATCATGACCAGTTCCGGCGCTCAGGGTCTGCCGATGCCCAGCGCGGCCCTGATGCAGTTGCTGGCACGTCGTGGCGCGCCTAACCGGGAAGTGGCGATAGAGCAGCAGGCCGACCTGCTTGCAGCGCTGGGCAGCCCACAGGTCAAGGATGATCGCGAGCAGTTGTTGCATCAGGCTGCAATCTCCTACGACCGGGCTTTCAACCCTGAAGGCGTCAAGCGTCAGATCATGGCGATTCTTGCCGAGCCCAGTCGCGTCGAATTGCTGAATCGTCTGCGACTGCCGGTGCTGGTGGTGCACGGTACCGCAGACCCGTTGCTGCCGGTCATGCACGGCGTGCATGTTGCCGCGCACATTCAGGGCAGCCAGCTGCGCTTGATTCCGGGGTTGGCGCACCGTTTTCAGGAGGCGTTCAAGGCGCCGCTGCTGGGCGCGGTATTGCCGTACCTGAAAGCTCAGCATGAAGACGGCCGGAGTCTGGCTCAGTTGTAA
- the metR gene encoding transcriptional regulator MetR: MLEIRHLKTLHALREADSLVEAADRLHLTQSALSHQFKELEERLGMPLFVRKTKPVRFTSAGLRLLQLADSMLPQLRSAERDIARLAGGTAGRLHMAIECHSCFQWLMPTIDQFRDAWPEVELDLSSGFSFAPLPALARGDLDLVVTSDPLELPGITYVPLFTYEAMLAVANQHALASKPYIVPEDLLTETLITYPVERDRLDIFTRFLEPAEIEPAQVRTSELTVMMMQLVASGRGVCGMPHWALHEYSSRGYVKGKRLGEKGLFATLYAGIRADMLDAPYMRDFLLTAKDTSFSTLDGVSVVR; encoded by the coding sequence GTGCTTGAAATACGCCACCTCAAAACCCTGCACGCCTTGCGCGAAGCCGACAGTCTTGTGGAGGCCGCCGACCGCCTGCATCTGACGCAATCGGCGCTGTCCCATCAGTTCAAGGAACTGGAAGAGCGCCTCGGCATGCCGTTGTTCGTACGCAAGACCAAGCCGGTACGCTTCACCAGCGCCGGCCTGCGCCTGCTGCAACTCGCCGACTCAATGCTGCCGCAACTGCGCAGCGCCGAGCGCGACATTGCTCGCCTGGCGGGCGGCACGGCGGGACGCCTGCATATGGCGATCGAGTGTCACAGCTGTTTTCAATGGTTGATGCCAACCATCGACCAGTTCCGCGATGCCTGGCCGGAAGTCGAGCTGGACCTGTCTTCCGGATTCTCGTTCGCGCCGTTGCCTGCATTGGCGAGGGGCGATCTGGACCTGGTGGTGACGTCAGACCCGCTGGAGTTGCCCGGCATCACCTACGTGCCGCTGTTCACTTACGAAGCGATGCTGGCAGTGGCCAATCAGCATGCGCTGGCGAGCAAGCCTTATATCGTTCCGGAAGACCTGCTCACTGAAACCCTGATCACCTACCCGGTCGAGCGTGACCGGCTGGACATTTTCACCCGTTTTCTGGAGCCCGCCGAGATCGAGCCCGCGCAGGTCCGAACCTCGGAACTGACGGTGATGATGATGCAACTGGTCGCCAGTGGTCGCGGCGTGTGCGGCATGCCGCATTGGGCGCTGCATGAATACAGCTCACGCGGTTACGTGAAAGGCAAGCGGCTGGGGGAAAAAGGGCTGTTCGCGACACTCTACGCAGGCATCCGCGCCGATATGCTCGACGCGCCCTACATGCGTGACTTTCTGCTGACGGCCAAGGACACGTCCTTTTCAACGCTGGACGGTGTGAGCGTGGTTCGCTAA
- a CDS encoding sigma-54-dependent transcriptional regulator, whose product MSINSDLTVLIVEDDPHVLLGCQQALALEDIASEGVSSAEEALQRIGDNFAGIVISDIRLPGIDGLELLSRLKARDSSLPVVLITGHGDITMAVNAMRDGAYDFMEKPFSPERLVDVTRRALEQRGLAREVWSLRKQLAERDSLEGRIIGRSPVMQNLRALIANVADTSANVLIEGETGTGKELVARCLHDFSRRKNNQFVALNCGGLAESLFESEIFGHEANAFTGAGKRRIGKIEHAHEGTLFLDEVESMPINLQIKLLRVLQERTLERLGSNQSVAVDCRVIAATKSDLNALGKTNQFRSDLYYRLNVVTLELPPLRERREDILPLFEHFLQLSSLRFDREPPPLDRQTGSSLMSHDWPGNVRELRNVAERFALGLPAFKQSGTISENQSLGFAEAVEAFERSLLSEALQRSGGNLSQASQELGMAKTTLFDKVKKYGL is encoded by the coding sequence ATGAGCATCAACAGCGACCTGACGGTACTGATCGTCGAAGACGACCCGCACGTATTGCTGGGCTGCCAGCAGGCGCTGGCTCTGGAGGACATTGCCAGTGAGGGCGTGTCGAGTGCCGAAGAGGCCCTGCAGCGCATTGGCGACAACTTCGCGGGCATCGTCATCAGCGACATCCGCTTGCCGGGCATTGACGGCCTGGAGCTGTTGAGCCGCCTCAAGGCACGCGACAGCAGCCTGCCGGTGGTGCTGATCACCGGTCACGGCGATATCACCATGGCCGTCAATGCGATGCGCGACGGTGCATATGACTTCATGGAGAAACCGTTTTCGCCCGAGCGTCTGGTCGACGTCACCCGCCGGGCTCTGGAACAGCGTGGCCTGGCCCGCGAAGTCTGGTCCTTGCGCAAGCAACTTGCCGAACGCGACTCGCTGGAGGGCAGAATCATCGGCCGCTCACCGGTCATGCAGAACCTGCGTGCGCTGATCGCCAACGTCGCCGACACCTCGGCCAACGTGCTGATCGAAGGCGAAACCGGTACCGGCAAGGAACTGGTCGCTCGCTGCCTGCACGACTTCAGTCGCCGCAAGAACAATCAGTTCGTGGCCCTCAACTGCGGCGGGCTGGCAGAAAGTCTGTTCGAATCGGAAATATTCGGTCACGAAGCCAACGCTTTCACCGGCGCGGGCAAGCGGAGGATCGGCAAGATCGAACATGCTCATGAGGGCACCCTGTTTCTCGATGAAGTGGAGAGCATGCCGATCAATCTGCAGATCAAGCTGTTGCGCGTCTTGCAGGAACGGACGCTGGAGCGCTTAGGCTCGAATCAAAGCGTGGCAGTGGATTGCCGGGTGATCGCAGCGACCAAATCCGACCTGAATGCGCTGGGCAAGACCAATCAGTTCCGTAGCGACCTGTATTACCGCCTCAACGTCGTCACCCTGGAACTGCCGCCGTTGCGCGAACGCCGCGAAGACATTCTTCCGCTGTTCGAACACTTTTTGCAGTTGTCGTCATTGCGCTTCGACCGCGAGCCGCCGCCGCTGGACCGGCAGACCGGCTCAAGCCTGATGAGCCATGACTGGCCGGGCAACGTGCGGGAACTGCGCAACGTCGCAGAGCGATTTGCCCTGGGCCTGCCTGCGTTCAAGCAAAGCGGTACGATCAGCGAAAACCAGAGCCTGGGCTTTGCCGAGGCGGTTGAAGCCTTCGAGCGTTCACTGCTCAGCGAAGCCTTGCAACGCAGCGGGGGCAACCTGAGCCAGGCCAGTCAGGAACTTGGCATGGCCAAGACCACGCTGTTTGACAAGGTCAAAAAGTACGGGCTTTGA